From one Macaca nemestrina isolate mMacNem1 chromosome 5, mMacNem.hap1, whole genome shotgun sequence genomic stretch:
- the LOC105489640 gene encoding trem-like transcript 1 protein isoform X3, with protein MGPNLLLLLLLGLEGQGIVGSLPEVLQAPVGSSILVQCHYRLQDVKAQKVWCRFSPEGCQPLVSSAVDRRAPAGRRTFLTDLGGGLLQVEMVTLQEEDAGEYGCMVDGARGPQILHRVSLNILPPEDEEEIHKIGSLAENAFSDPAGSANPLEPSQDEKSIPLIWGAVLLVGLLVAAVVLFAVMAKRKKESLLSGPPCQ; from the exons ATGGGCCCCAACCTGCTCTTGCTGCTGCTCCTGGGACTAGAAG GTCAGGGCATAGTTGGCAGCCTCCCCGAGGTGCTGCAGGCACCTGTGGGAAGCTCCATTCTGGTGCAGTGCCACTACAGGCTCCAGGATGTCAAGGCTCAGAAGGTGTGGTGCCGGTTCTCGCCGGAGGGGTGCCAGCCCCTGGTGTCCTCAGCTGTGGATCGCAGAGCTCCAGCGGGCAGGCGTACGTTTCTCACAGACCTGGGTGGGGGTCTGCTGCAGGTGGAAATGGTTACCCTGCAGGAGGAGGATGCTGGCGAGTATGGCTGCATGGTGGATGGGGCCAGGGGGCCCCAGATTTTGCATAGAGTCTCTCTGAACATACTGCCCCCAG AGGATGAAGAAGAGATCCATAAGATTGGCAGTCTGGCTGAGAACGCATTCTCAGACCCTGCAGGCAGTGCCAACCCTTTGGAACCCAGCCAGGATGAGAAGAG CATCCCCTTGATCTGGGGTGCTGTGCTCCTGGTAGGCCTGCTGGTGGCAGCGGTGGTGCTGTTTGCTGTGATGGCCAAGAGGAAAAAAG AATCCCTCCTCAGTGGTCCACCATGTCAGTGA
- the LOC105489640 gene encoding trem-like transcript 1 protein isoform X2: MGPNLLLLLLLGLEGQGIVGSLPEVLQAPVGSSILVQCHYRLQDVKAQKVWCRFSPEGCQPLVSSAVDRRAPAGRQDEEEIHKIGSLAENAFSDPAGSANPLEPSQDEKSIPLIWGAVLLVGLLVAAVVLFAVMAKRKKGNRLGVSGRFLSSRVSGMNPSSVVHHVSDSGLAAELPLDVPHVRLDSPPSFDNTTYTSLPLDPPSGKPSLPAPSSLPPLPPKVLVCSKPVTYATVIFPGGNKGGGASCGPAQNPPNNQTPSS; the protein is encoded by the exons ATGGGCCCCAACCTGCTCTTGCTGCTGCTCCTGGGACTAGAAG GTCAGGGCATAGTTGGCAGCCTCCCCGAGGTGCTGCAGGCACCTGTGGGAAGCTCCATTCTGGTGCAGTGCCACTACAGGCTCCAGGATGTCAAGGCTCAGAAGGTGTGGTGCCGGTTCTCGCCGGAGGGGTGCCAGCCCCTGGTGTCCTCAGCTGTGGATCGCAGAGCTCCAGCGGGCAGGC AGGATGAAGAAGAGATCCATAAGATTGGCAGTCTGGCTGAGAACGCATTCTCAGACCCTGCAGGCAGTGCCAACCCTTTGGAACCCAGCCAGGATGAGAAGAG CATCCCCTTGATCTGGGGTGCTGTGCTCCTGGTAGGCCTGCTGGTGGCAGCGGTGGTGCTGTTTGCTGTGATGGCCAAGAGGAAAAAAG GGAACAGGCTTGGTGTCAGTGGCCGATTCCTGAGCAGCAGAGTTTCAGGCATG AATCCCTCCTCAGTGGTCCACCATGTCAGTGACTCTGGACTGGCTGCTGAATTGCCTTTGGATGTACCACACGTTAGACTTGACTCACCACCTTCATTTGACAATACTACCTACACCAGCCTACCTCTTGATCCCCCATCAGGAAAACCATCACTCCCAGCTCCATCCTCATTGCCCCCTCTACCTCCTAAGGTCCTGGTCTGCTCCAAGCCTGTGACATATGCCACAGTCATCTTCCCGGGAGGGAACAAGGGTGGAGGGGCCTCTTGTGGGCCAGCCCAGAATCCACCTAACAATCAGACTCCATCCAGCTAA
- the LOC105489640 gene encoding trem-like transcript 1 protein isoform X1 — translation MGPNLLLLLLLGLEGQGIVGSLPEVLQAPVGSSILVQCHYRLQDVKAQKVWCRFSPEGCQPLVSSAVDRRAPAGRRTFLTDLGGGLLQVEMVTLQEEDAGEYGCMVDGARGPQILHRVSLNILPPEDEEEIHKIGSLAENAFSDPAGSANPLEPSQDEKSIPLIWGAVLLVGLLVAAVVLFAVMAKRKKGNRLGVSGRFLSSRVSGMNPSSVVHHVSDSGLAAELPLDVPHVRLDSPPSFDNTTYTSLPLDPPSGKPSLPAPSSLPPLPPKVLVCSKPVTYATVIFPGGNKGGGASCGPAQNPPNNQTPSS, via the exons ATGGGCCCCAACCTGCTCTTGCTGCTGCTCCTGGGACTAGAAG GTCAGGGCATAGTTGGCAGCCTCCCCGAGGTGCTGCAGGCACCTGTGGGAAGCTCCATTCTGGTGCAGTGCCACTACAGGCTCCAGGATGTCAAGGCTCAGAAGGTGTGGTGCCGGTTCTCGCCGGAGGGGTGCCAGCCCCTGGTGTCCTCAGCTGTGGATCGCAGAGCTCCAGCGGGCAGGCGTACGTTTCTCACAGACCTGGGTGGGGGTCTGCTGCAGGTGGAAATGGTTACCCTGCAGGAGGAGGATGCTGGCGAGTATGGCTGCATGGTGGATGGGGCCAGGGGGCCCCAGATTTTGCATAGAGTCTCTCTGAACATACTGCCCCCAG AGGATGAAGAAGAGATCCATAAGATTGGCAGTCTGGCTGAGAACGCATTCTCAGACCCTGCAGGCAGTGCCAACCCTTTGGAACCCAGCCAGGATGAGAAGAG CATCCCCTTGATCTGGGGTGCTGTGCTCCTGGTAGGCCTGCTGGTGGCAGCGGTGGTGCTGTTTGCTGTGATGGCCAAGAGGAAAAAAG GGAACAGGCTTGGTGTCAGTGGCCGATTCCTGAGCAGCAGAGTTTCAGGCATG AATCCCTCCTCAGTGGTCCACCATGTCAGTGACTCTGGACTGGCTGCTGAATTGCCTTTGGATGTACCACACGTTAGACTTGACTCACCACCTTCATTTGACAATACTACCTACACCAGCCTACCTCTTGATCCCCCATCAGGAAAACCATCACTCCCAGCTCCATCCTCATTGCCCCCTCTACCTCCTAAGGTCCTGGTCTGCTCCAAGCCTGTGACATATGCCACAGTCATCTTCCCGGGAGGGAACAAGGGTGGAGGGGCCTCTTGTGGGCCAGCCCAGAATCCACCTAACAATCAGACTCCATCCAGCTAA